The nucleotide sequence aaaatgaatttagttttttggatttttagcacattttaaaaaatttaaaatatttacaagGAATATGGGTacttttaaaacagaaaaattttgggttcaaaGCTCCAAAtcaaactagatcgaaagagcgtgGGAAATTTCTACCGACCAATATTTCttgtgctaaagttcatttaatgattttagtgaattttctatcatcaaagggccaaaaaagttgaaattcaatatgcaccatatttttgaccttccGAATTGATTGGAAAACAGTTTCCAGctgttttgagcacttctggagcctccagcaattttttaaaaattttaatttctaccTACAAAGTTGCACccgatcaaagttgaaaagctaaaatttaaaatgtaccACATTTTCAACCTCACAGATCAACCGGAGAAGGTTtaattcgttttggagcctccagaaacatttttttttaaatttcagatgtACTGTGGTTTGGTCTTGGAAAGCTGGCATTGTTAAAAtgtcatttatttttcttcaaaatttgagaaatgtaGTTTAGTGCAGGATTATGAGAACCTCAagtcaaaaaatacacaaaatgaTATAGGTAATTGAGCTAAAAGTCTGAATTTCTGAAACTATAAAGCCACCACTAAAACCCACAAAACCACAACAATTAATTtagtaaagaaaaaattaaacatttaattttaatgatgaactttcaatttttaagtcaATTTTATGGTCACGAAAATCCTGGAAATGAGTGGTGCTTTCCAGATTTTTACGGTTTCGTGAAGATGCACCATAGGTGCACATTGCACATTACACACCTTTGCACACAGCATATGCACGTTGACATGCATGCACTGCACCGCGTGGTAATAGGCCTACATCTTGGGCGTTACCCATTCCttattttccccaaattgaTGGCATTACCAAAGCGCGAAGAAACATTATTGATAAGATTGATAAGGAGTTAAGGATGTTAAGGATCAAGGATCACACGTGTGACTACTGACTATACGTAGTGTGACTTGAAGAAAGAATTTTGCACGTTGTCCAGTATGCAAGGAATACCGCAATTATAAGATATTTTTGATCGTTTCGTTTCTGCGTCTTCTCAACCAGAACTGGAAATATCGAGGTTTGTAATTTATGCTCTAGGTATCTAttgatatttcaacaaaatattccATTAAAATCTAACGACAGTTTACGTCATAATTTCAGTATACAGTACATTACTTCAAGAATCATGTACGCCTATAATGAATGGGAGTCTTATGCAGAAGCATCGGATTGCTATTCTGATTACGATTATGATGATTACGACGAACCCTGCCATCGTATTTCTTCGAAATCAGAACCAAAGACTACAACAGAGGAAcctttttccaagttttatgACGTTTCGGTAAAAGTTGGCGAGAAAACTTATCTATTGAATCGTTTGCAATTAGCTTTAGTGTCCAATTACTTCGAGAAATTATTCACCGAAGATTACGCAGAGAAATATAGTAATTTTGTGGAAATCGGTGCCTTGGACAGCGACACGTTTTCTGCCATAATCGatgtagggtcattccatgccaaatcggcggatttttgcacgaggggtcttcgatttttttcaaaatcagatcatttgtagaggtcatcaaacgatgacgaatgacgcaaaccggacattttttcgattttttttgacggagctgtggcgcttcaaagttctccaaaatggccgaaaatggaaaatttcagttacaaattgctccggttgtacgtggtatagaattttgaactttttttcaaattgtagtactttgagagggtaatcgacgagtgatgtcaaaatcagtgttgccactttcaaaaacctaaaaaaatcgattttaaaacttataatttaaatataaccacgatctcggcgagtaaaaattctgaaaaaattctcagttttagtcctttttatgtagaataacatatcaaaaaattagactggcatcttttttcattttcgagaaaaaaaaattacaagttttacaattgctgcaaaagtaccatccgaaacctaaaaaatgaaaatttttgcatttttgaaatattttaccaatgtgtagacgataatgtgaaaaaaatccccctccccccaatttgtcgacaaattgacgaaaaatgcattaatttcactcttgaaataaaaatttatagcacgaaaaatgccaattcgttgacaaatggggggagggggatttttttcatattatcgtctacacattggtaaaatatttcaaaaatgcaaaaattttcattttttaggtttcggatggtacttttgcagcaattgtaaaacttgtaatttttttttctcgaaaatgaaaaaagatgccagtctaattttttgatatgttattctacataaaaaggactaaaactgagaattttttcagaatttttactcgccgagatcgtggttatatttaaattataagttttaaaatcgatttttttaggtttttgaaagtggcaacactgattttgacatcactcgtcgattaccctctcaaagtactacaatttgaaaaaaagttcaaaattctataccacgtacaaccggagcaatttgcaactgaaattttccattttcggccattttggagaactttgaagcgccacagctccgtcaaaaaaaatcgaaaaaatgtccggtttgcgtcattcgtcatcgtttgatgacctctacaaatcatctgattttgaaaaaaatcgaagacccctcgtgcaaaaatccgccgatttggcatggaatgacccgtaATCAATGGAAAAGATCTCGAGTCGTTGATAAATGCCGATAGCTACGTTTCATTATTGATAGCTATGGATTACTTGCAAATGGATATCGATCTGAAGCCGTTTGAAACGTTCCTAAGGCAATGTATGGAAAAAGATAAAGATTTTGATCCGCAAATGCTCGAATTGTGTAATTTCATCAGCGGAAATCGAGATTACCAATATTTGGAATCCAATGTCCATTACTATCTATCCTGTCATTTCGTGCATTTGCTCAATCATCAAGAATTTCTCCTCTTACAATTAGAAGATCTCGTTGATATCATGAAGATGCAACAACGCGAAACCCTCTACTACCCTTGTGCTTATGAAAAGAATATCGTTAGTCGGATTTGTGCCAAATGGATCTGTCACGACGTTAAAAAACGATCGAATGGTTTTATAAAACTGGTGAATGCTGCGAATTATAGACTGTTTCGGACTTCATTTCGAATAACCGCTGCTAATGTCAACATTCCATTGAATAATGTGAAAGAAGATATGATTGAAGAAGGGATCCgaagatatttttttgatcttttggaTTACAATGGAGAAATTGATCTTGATGGTGAGTTGAATTAAGTATGTTCTGAATAATatgaggaattttttattttttcgatcataCATATCTACTCTTAGAAGCTTTCTTGTGAAAGAgactttgtatgtacaatttttttctcctatatAAACCTTCATTTCTAGCAATTTAggcgcaaaaaaaattttcaaacttggttTCTGTCTGTTAAAATTCATgtctttatcattttttttagagagcGAAGGTGTTGAAAAATCCACTTGGGAGACTCTAAAACAGATAGGTAGTACCGAGGGAATTTCAGCTAGgtattaataattcaaaaaacccAAAGTTTTCTATTCGCagggagtttttgaaaatttgcatgaaTTAGCTCTATCTTGtctaataggtataggtacagcTTTTCTAGAGCCTCCTGCAGAATattcgatttttccaaattttaaaaaattttctagaacaTTTGGCAATTAATTTTGGAAGCTaaataatacctatacatacatattataggcacattaatttaaaaattaatttgggcaacTGAAATTGTTTTGATGATCTGGCATAGgctacaaaatttttctggccAGCTGGCCTATGGGTCTCCATCAACTTTGGtctaaagtttcaaaaatatatcctAGTGACTGCCAAGGGAAATTTAGGCCTGGTAGATTAAAATTACTCTTACTTTTTCATGTTTCAGaccctgaaaatcaaaatttcgtatCGTCAGTGGGATGTActagaataaatgaaatttataaaaaacaaaaatggatcaaattcTTTGAGAACGAATATTTATACGATGTAACGATAAAAGCTGGTGAAAAAACGTATAAACTTCATCAATCCGTGTTGAAAACAGCATCGAGATATTTCACTGACctattttctgccaaaaactgCCAATCGCTGGGTCAATCTGCGGAATCATCAACGTGTAAGAGTAAAGACATACATCACACAGTAAACATCGATGAAAATACTTTTGACGCGGTCGTCAGGTACATATATTTTGACGATATTGAATTGAAAACGCTCGCAGAATCATTGGGAATGCTGAAAGCAggagaaactttgaaaatgaataaattgatagaaaaaagtTTATCTTGGATAGAAAATAATGCAAAAGATGTGAGTATTGaagaaattcttcaaatacTAGATCTTACCGTAGACGACGACTCGTTCTCTAATGTGTCGTCGTCTGCGTGTAAGCAGATTTCCAATttagtttgcaaatttttcaaatctgatgCAGCCAAAAACCTTACGCGTGATTTCTATCATCGCGTGTGGAAGGTTAACGAAACATTACAATGCGACATATTGACGATAATATGCACGCGTTGGGTGGTGGAAAATCTTCGGACACTGAATAACGACGATATAACCAAAATATTGAACAAAAAGCACGCAGAGAATCAAGTTCTTAAATCTCTCAACTATTACCGCGCAGAGAAGTCATCTTTCGATTGTGTTACTTACATGTTGTACGCTAGTGAAAACTGGGGACTTGAGAAATTGGTGAATGTGGGCTTGAAATGGATTATTGAAAATGTGGACGAAATGACACCTGAAAATGTCATCGAGGTATTGAACTTCACCCGCGACAAAGAAAGATTTGATCGCGAACACGCGTTTTTGCTGTATAAGCATGTGCTTGCCACATGGCCATACATCAACGAATCGCTGTTCTGTACGATTACTTGCGCTACGTTGAAGAATATACTCGCTTTACCAAGTTTCCATTTCGATGATCCTCATCAGATCGTGGATATTTGTGCTAAATGGATCGCACACGATGTAGGAAGCCGGTATCAATTAATACCTGAAATTGCCTCGAGTATAAATCGCAATCGCACAGTGAACCGAGATGATTATAAGATTGCTGAAATTCCTCAAGATTTGAGTAGCTGCTCGCAACAGTCGATCAGAGAAAAATTATGGGAAATACTGTGCGTAACTTCGTTAGTTCCTCATTCCAGTACGGAAGATTCAACAATGGGAGAAATTCCAATATTTATTGCAACGTCCTATAAATACGATGGAACTGCAGGCTTTAGGTGTAATATTTTGGATGTGAAGTTGAACAGTATTGCACCTTTGAGGTCTCTCCAGTTTCATTATGAGGATGATTCGGAAAAGTACTACCACCCAGAGTATCCATTATCGGCAACTCTAATCGAGGATAATTTATTCATGCTTTGTGAGATATACCACAAATCTGCGTTCTACGTTTACAATTTATCGTTAAAGAAACTCTACTCTTTGGCAGGAATCCCTCGCATTGCACGAGGTCGCGATGGTGTAATATTAAATTGCGAGGGTCGAGTGTACTGTTGCTTCAGGGAATCTGGTGCAGTAATGAGATATTCCACAAAATTGAATCGATgggaaatgatttttaaaggtGGCGAAATAGAACGGTATGGTTTTAATAGGGTCAGAAGAATTTATCTTTTTACTAGTGATGGCACACACCTatacagaattttcaaaaacgattccAATCATTACGTCGCACAAATGTGGAATTCCCAACAAAATTCTTGGATTTTCCTACCAGATCTGCCTACTTTGCGTGATTCTGAGTGTCCTTTAAGACTGACCAATGTCAAAGATGGTATCGCCATATTACTCCAATCTGTGATATTTTTGTTCGATCTTAAATTATCATCATGGCGAGAGATTTCGCTTCCTGTGAGATGTTTGAGCAATTTCAGTACGGATACTATACTCATCACGTATTACGATAACGGTCTGTTGTATGTGTTTAGAAATGAAATGTATCAATTACAAAATCTACAAGGGAATTGGGCGATGATGAAGGACAAACTAGGCGACCAAGATTTTTACAATGTGGCGGCTGTTCATCGTTGCTTCAAGGATACATGCACTAGTGATGAGGTCATTTTGcccgaaaaaaagaaaaaaagaagaaggagaaaaaataaaaatcagtcaTGAGTCAGTTTCTGGTTATAGTATGTATCAATTTATGTGGATCATCATGAGAGCTTCCTTGATGGTAGGATGTACCATATAGCACATCTCTTAATTACTTACCATTACTTCTATTAAGTATAATTATATTATGCCTACATTTAAGTTCATATTAGAATTAATAAATCTTCTCCATTTTGAAATTAGTGTAATGTATTATAAATGCTATCAAGTATCCACccaataaaaatcttttacaaacaaattgattcacttattttaaaacatttgtgCAGCAAttaatctgtttacaatcgaatcgaatcatttacgaatgattggtgattaaataaattgattgatttcttggtgaatcattcgcaaacggatcaattaatttacgattaaTCCGGTTTTTGAGGaactattgtataggaattgatctgtttttaaGCGAAGTGAttgtgaatcgaatcgaatcgaattcgaatcatttacaaccggttggcgattgaacaaattgattgatttctaggtgaatcgttcgcgaacgaattgaattttttagtaaatcattcgtgaacgaattaaataatttttggcgaatcattcgcgaacgaattgattcgtataagtgactcgttcgcgaacgaatacattcatttactcaatttttgacgaatcattcacgaacgaattgattattttgtataagtgactcgttcgcgaacgaatcgattcatttactcaatttttggtgaatcattcacgaacgaattcatttgtataagtgactcgttcgcgaacgaattgaattatttttggtaaagtaaatcattcgcgaacgaattgatttataaatataaattaaagaattgattaattcgttggcgtatgattcgccaaaaaaataaatcgattcgttcgcaaacgaattgaataatttttgcctttttttggtaaatcactcgcgaaccatttactcaatttttgatgaatcattcacgaacgaattgattattttgtataagtgactcgttctcggacgaatcgattcatttacttaatttttgatgaatcagtcacgaacgaattgatttgtataagtgactcgttcgcgaacgaattgaataattgttggtcaattattcgcgaacgaattgattcgtacacataagtgactccttcgcgaacgaattgattaataaattaaagaattgatcaattcgttggcgtataattcgccaaaaaatgaatcgattcgttcgcgaatgaatcgattcatttactcaatttttggtgaatcattcacgaacgaattgatttgtataagtgactcgttcgcgaacgaattgaatagtttttggcaaatcactcgcgaacgaattgattcgtataagtgactcggtcgcgaacaaatcgattcatttacttagtttttgatgaatcattcacgaacgaattgatttgtataagtgactcgttcgcgaatgaaatgaataatttttggtaaatcattcgcgaacgaattgattcgtacataTAAAtgactccttcgcgaacgaattgattgacaaattaaagaattaatcaattcgttggcgtatgattcgccaaaaaaaaatgaatctgagtacttgttcgcgaatggttctcccaaaaaattgatcaattcgttcatgaatgattcaccaaaaattgagggtcttattagtaggtactttgtaggaatcgtgAAGGCCTAGTGGGATTTCAAGTTttatcgaaatcggttcagccgttttcttgGTAATGAGTTTtacaaaatgtcgaaaaaaattttgtcactcgataaacttggaagctttgagcttttggaacttgatgatgatgatgatgaaatttcCGGCAGGGCTACTAGCAttagttgtgaaatttcaaatttgatcataatcggttcagccgttcctgagaaattcaatttttaatgaattttgtgcagtCACctcataaaaatttccaaaagttcaattttgtttgCGATTACGCTCGAAAGCTGTCAagggatgaaattttaaatttgatcaaaatcggttcaacggTTCCTGAGAAGTAGAATTTTAAACGAGTTTTTGTGCCAATTCACCAAATTCGATATTTGAACTAAAAGATCTCAAATTAAATACCTAGTCCACAATTTAtgggcatttttaaaaaagttgagcttttatgttgaaCTTTGTGAGCTTTCCGGAGTTTCCTAACTGAATTTCAAtcacgtacctacttataatttcTTGTAAGCCCAGCAATCAGATTTGTTTCAAATTCTTTAGTCTCAAGATGAACCTTCACAGTTCAGTTTGGTACCTACATAGttctacataaaaataaaaaattaacttatAAAATGCCAAACGCTGACGAAACAAATACAAATAGGTGaattgattatttaaaaatacaccaaaCAAAGACTACACCTTCCTATACGTACTTaatttacccacaaaaaaaatgtattattgtTTTATTCTCAGTAAAGGTAATTTATACTTTACTCTTCCTgcgatttaaataaaaaatatataacatCGTTTCCTGGCgcgatatacctattttttcagGTTTATTATACgataagtttcatttttatttcgcgTAAGATGTACGCAATGACCTTTTCCGCTACTTTTTATTCGTATATATTTACATAACGTATAGTccagtgttggaaaaattcatctgTACGCGGTTTTATTTGGTGGAAAAATTGGCTAGCGTATCGATACGATTCCATTCAACGAGTAAAGTTCTCTTTTGTGCGAGCTTGCTTATATATAATTACAAAAGGTTTCGTCGAATAAAAGCGGCAATTTCGAAGGCGACGATGGGTTCGACGTTGAAAAAAGGGATGTAAGCGACGTTTCGAATCTTTTCTGGATATGCCATTTATCCACCACGTTGATGTAATGTAACAAAGTGATATTCGCATCAAGAGGACATGCAAGTGACGTCGATATGTACGCAGAGAACATAtataaggtacctaccttatataCCTAGTAGATATAAGTCTAAGGTACGTTTATACTCTTTTAAAGAAGACTTTGAAAGATGTATAAGAGAGTCACACGGTCATGTATTGCAAAGAGCTTCAAAAGATGGTGCACTTCTGcgcatacgagtatgtaatatGCATACGATTAGTTGTAGAGTTTTGAAAGAAGTTATATACTTTTTGACATGTAAGTACTTGGGaaagaatttatcaatttttgtggtATGTCATCGTCTTACATAGTTAGTATGTATTTCTGTAGTACCATCACATCCTATACGACTACGCTATaaacctccaataaaaattttgcgTCTTGAAATTCGGCTCGCGAGTATAACAAATTCACGCGAGATTCAGGATGAAGAAGAACGTCGAGTATGGTGGGATTGTTTACAATAGAGTCAATTTTTCGTGTCTTATGCGAAAAGCCCCTtaagtattgaaaatgaaaaatcctttagCTATGTGaaaagaaataatttgaaaatagcgaaagaattttcaacttgagacTTACTGGTGTCTCGTGAGACTTGAACGTCTCTGCGAGTAAAATCGTTGCATATTTTGCTCTCAACATGAtgggaattttaattttcgactgtcgtattttattttacattatttagaTTGTTTTCGTGTAGCCACGTCTATTTAGCCTATGTATATAGAAAGTAATTGTGATTCAAATTCGCAGCTACTCGTATTAGCGTGGTATAATTTTTACTCTCGTTGGATAAGAAGAGTATGCTCGGGAATTCGGATACTCGCATACATTATAACCATATATTTTCTCGACGAGtaattttatgaagaaaaatgcccatttttgagggtatttttcctttcattttgtgcttataggtacatactacatagtcGTAGGTtagggtgacccttaaaatgcaaaagtaaatattttttcggtctgaccccctaaattttttaattatatcataaaattctcgaatacaaaattttagcccatttggaggtcattaacccgtgccgacTTGACCTAgaatgtttaaatgggatttaacataggtttttaagtgaaaattgcatttaaattcctcttaggcgcctaaaaaataattccgagggttttttacaagaaaatgctacaaaagcatgtcaaagaccatataaaacaataacaggttcatggggacccccctacccttccttcccaccctgaaaatattgaattttcccctATATTTTTAGGGCAGGAAGGAAGGATAGGGGGGTCCCCATgaacctgttattgttttatatggtctttgacatgcttttgtagcattttcttgtaaaaaaccctcggaattattttttaggcgcctaagaggaatttaaatgcaattttcacttaaaaacctatgttaaatcccatttaaacatt is from Planococcus citri chromosome 1, ihPlaCitr1.1, whole genome shotgun sequence and encodes:
- the LOC135831271 gene encoding uncharacterized protein LOC135831271, with protein sequence MDYLQMDIDLKPFETFLRQCMEKDKDFDPQMLELCNFISGNRDYQYLESNVHYYLSCHFVHLLNHQEFLLLQLEDLVDIMKMQQRETLYYPCAYEKNIVSRICAKWICHDVKKRSNGFIKLVNAANYRLFRTSFRITAANVNIPLNNVKEDMIEEGIRRYFFDLLDYNGEIDLDDPENQNFVSSVGCTRINEIYKKQKWIKFFENEYLYDVTIKAGEKTYKLHQSVLKTASRYFTDLFSAKNCQSLGQSAESSTCKSKDIHHTVNIDENTFDAVVRYIYFDDIELKTLAESLGMLKAGETLKMNKLIEKSLSWIENNAKDVSIEEILQILDLTVDDDSFSNVSSSACKQISNLVCKFFKSDAAKNLTRDFYHRVWKVNETLQCDILTIICTRWVVENLRTLNNDDITKILNKKHAENQVLKSLNYYRAEKSSFDCVTYMLYASENWGLEKLVNVGLKWIIENVDEMTPENVIEVLNFTRDKERFDREHAFLLYKHVLATWPYINESLFCTITCATLKNILALPSFHFDDPHQIVDICAKWIAHDVGSRYQLIPEIASSINRNRTVNRDDYKIAEIPQDLSSCSQQSIREKLWEILCVTSLVPHSSTEDSTMGEIPIFIATSYKYDGTAGFRCNILDVKLNSIAPLRSLQFHYEDDSEKYYHPEYPLSATLIEDNLFMLCEIYHKSAFYVYNLSLKKLYSLAGIPRIARGRDGVILNCEGRVYCCFRESGAVMRYSTKLNRWEMIFKGGEIERYGFNRVRRIYLFTSDGTHLYRIFKNDSNHYVAQMWNSQQNSWIFLPDLPTLRDSECPLRLTNVKDGIAILLQSVIFLFDLKLSSWREISLPVRCLSNFSTDTILITYYDNGLLYVFRNEMYQLQNLQGNWAMMKDKLGDQDFYNVAAVHRCFKDTCTSDEVILPEKKKKRRRRKNKNQS